Proteins encoded in a region of the uncultured Paludibaculum sp. genome:
- a CDS encoding sulfatase: protein MKRRTFLAAATAGLLPAAAKPSPNIVLILADDLGWSDIGCYGNRDIATPNLDRLAAQGARFTQAYAACPVCSPTRGSIMTGRYPVRTGVTDWIPGRQSDPKGPIVTPHTADQLKLEDRTIAECLKPAGYRNASVGKWHLGGDGFLPTDQGFDLNIGGNHRGSPPPSGKLGSSYFGPFDLPNLKAGPGEFITEKLSEAASSFIAQNRANPYFLYLAHYTVHIPLQAHQEDIARHRARANGRYNPIYAAMRESMDQSVGRVMEAVEKSGAADNTLLMFFSDNGGLRYEGKSPSAVTDNAPLRAGKGHLYEGGIREPLIVRYPGVAKPGTVIDAPVCSVDFLPTFAEMAGQQPGDVDGVSLLPLLRGGRLKPRPLFWHYPHYSNQGGAPGSAIREGNWKLIEFHADSRRELFNLADDPGEHRNLIRRQPKIAGQLYAKLDAWRKASGAIMPTRNPNADPAWPGFQLTGEEKPTPPE, encoded by the coding sequence ATGAAAAGGCGAACGTTCCTCGCGGCGGCTACCGCCGGCCTGCTGCCCGCCGCGGCCAAACCCAGTCCGAACATCGTGCTGATTCTTGCCGACGATCTCGGCTGGAGCGACATCGGCTGTTACGGCAACCGGGACATCGCCACGCCCAATCTCGACCGCCTGGCCGCTCAGGGTGCACGGTTCACCCAGGCTTATGCAGCGTGCCCGGTATGTTCGCCCACGCGAGGCAGCATCATGACGGGCCGCTATCCCGTGCGCACAGGCGTCACCGACTGGATCCCCGGCCGCCAGTCCGATCCCAAAGGCCCCATCGTCACGCCCCACACCGCCGATCAACTGAAGCTGGAAGACCGTACCATCGCCGAGTGTCTGAAGCCCGCCGGCTACCGCAACGCCAGCGTCGGTAAATGGCACCTGGGTGGCGATGGGTTCTTGCCCACTGACCAGGGCTTCGATCTCAACATCGGTGGCAATCATCGGGGCAGTCCGCCGCCATCCGGCAAGCTGGGTTCGAGCTACTTCGGTCCTTTTGATCTGCCGAATCTGAAAGCCGGCCCGGGCGAGTTCATCACCGAGAAACTATCGGAGGCCGCGAGCTCATTCATAGCCCAGAACCGCGCCAATCCCTATTTCCTCTACCTGGCCCACTACACAGTGCACATCCCGCTACAGGCCCACCAGGAGGACATCGCCCGTCATCGGGCACGCGCGAACGGCCGCTACAACCCCATCTACGCCGCCATGCGCGAGAGCATGGACCAGAGCGTCGGCCGCGTGATGGAGGCCGTCGAGAAGAGTGGAGCCGCGGACAATACGCTGCTGATGTTCTTCTCCGACAACGGCGGGCTGCGCTACGAAGGCAAGAGCCCGTCCGCGGTGACCGACAATGCGCCTCTGCGGGCAGGGAAGGGGCATCTGTACGAAGGGGGCATTCGCGAACCACTGATCGTCCGCTATCCCGGTGTCGCGAAGCCGGGTACTGTGATCGACGCGCCGGTATGCAGCGTCGATTTCCTGCCAACCTTTGCCGAGATGGCCGGACAGCAACCGGGCGACGTCGATGGCGTCAGCCTCCTGCCGCTCCTGCGCGGCGGCCGGCTGAAGCCGCGGCCGTTGTTCTGGCACTATCCGCACTACTCCAACCAGGGCGGGGCGCCCGGCAGTGCAATCAGGGAAGGGAACTGGAAGCTCATTGAGTTCCACGCCGACAGCCGCCGCGAACTGTTCAACCTGGCCGACGATCCCGGGGAGCACCGGAACCTGATCCGCCGGCAGCCGAAGATCGCCGGCCAGCTCTATGCGAAGCTCGACGCCTGGCGCAAAGCGAGCGGCGCGATCATGCCCACCAGGAATCCCAATGCCGATCCGGCGTGGCCGGGTTTCCAATTGACGGGCGAGGAGAAGCCGACTCCGCCGGAGTAA
- a CDS encoding HNH endonuclease signature motif containing protein, giving the protein MNYWWVNQTDNWQDEFRNGYLYAGESSHAYRKSILDVRKDDLVICTHGTGKKRRIYAIGIIAADPSGKIVPRRETRAVQSIKKPAWPKGWEVPIDYDELEHSAPWAPIRHRLQGKFVAKHFTDKSAGVQGYLFPVPPETAGEILRLVSREQPPEARFATAEAISPTVFATTMAAEVMVRVGHRKWSADVKAMWGERCCATGFNVKPLLRASHIVSWSEDEYSRLDRYNGLCLSPAYDAAFDAHLITFKDDGRILLADNFSAESARQIGIDSATKIEGLLSGHLKYLERHRSTFRSKYLKP; this is encoded by the coding sequence ATGAACTATTGGTGGGTGAATCAAACCGACAATTGGCAGGATGAGTTCAGAAACGGCTATCTTTATGCAGGGGAGAGTTCCCATGCCTATCGGAAAAGTATACTGGATGTTCGCAAGGATGATCTAGTCATCTGCACCCACGGCACGGGCAAAAAACGAAGGATCTACGCGATAGGCATTATTGCCGCCGATCCTTCGGGAAAGATTGTTCCGAGACGCGAGACACGGGCAGTACAAAGTATCAAAAAGCCGGCATGGCCCAAAGGGTGGGAGGTTCCCATCGATTACGATGAACTTGAGCACTCGGCTCCGTGGGCGCCCATCCGGCACCGATTGCAGGGCAAGTTTGTCGCGAAGCATTTCACGGACAAGTCAGCCGGTGTTCAGGGATACCTGTTTCCTGTTCCACCTGAGACTGCAGGAGAAATTCTGCGGTTAGTGAGCCGGGAGCAACCACCGGAAGCCAGGTTTGCAACAGCGGAGGCAATTTCGCCCACAGTGTTTGCCACTACCATGGCAGCCGAGGTTATGGTTCGGGTCGGCCACAGAAAGTGGTCTGCCGATGTGAAGGCTATGTGGGGCGAGCGCTGCTGCGCAACCGGATTCAATGTGAAACCGCTCCTTCGCGCGTCACACATCGTCTCGTGGAGCGAGGACGAGTACAGCCGACTTGACCGGTACAACGGACTATGTCTGAGCCCCGCCTATGACGCGGCGTTTGACGCGCATTTGATTACGTTTAAGGATGATGGCCGCATCCTGCTAGCCGACAACTTCAGCGCGGAATCGGCTCGTCAGATCGGCATTGATTCAGCCACGAAGATCGAGGGGCTATTGTCCGGCCACCTAAAATATCTTGAACGGCACCGCTCGACTTTCAGGTCGAAGTATTTGAAGCCGTAG
- a CDS encoding type II toxin-antitoxin system Phd/YefM family antitoxin: protein MNKARRPKPRQAAGSAARQATPQEWQLQEAKARFSEVFRLAREQGPQRVTKHGREAVVVIPAEEYARITAPQRRPASLVQFFAASPLRDSGIDLDRVRDFGRAIDL from the coding sequence ATGAACAAGGCACGACGACCTAAACCACGACAAGCAGCCGGCAGCGCCGCACGACAGGCCACTCCGCAGGAGTGGCAGTTACAGGAGGCGAAGGCGCGGTTCAGCGAGGTGTTTCGCTTGGCCCGGGAACAGGGTCCGCAGCGCGTGACGAAGCACGGAAGGGAAGCTGTGGTGGTCATTCCGGCCGAGGAATATGCCCGCATCACCGCGCCTCAGCGTCGTCCTGCCAGCCTTGTCCAATTCTTCGCGGCCTCACCGCTCCGTGACTCCGGCATTGACCTGGATCGAGTCCGCGATTTTGGAAGGGCGATCGATCTGTGA
- a CDS encoding type II toxin-antitoxin system VapC family toxin, whose protein sequence is MNGFLLDTNVISELVKPEPDTNVVRWIEETDESILFLSVITIGEIRNGIERLTPGKRRGRLESWLKIDLRARFRDRILPVDESVAERWGALSAIATANGRPVPVIDGLLAATAVHHDLMLVTRNVQDVAGTTVPTLNPWS, encoded by the coding sequence GTGAACGGATTCCTGCTCGACACTAACGTAATCTCCGAACTGGTGAAGCCGGAGCCTGACACGAACGTTGTCCGCTGGATCGAGGAAACGGACGAGTCCATTCTATTTCTGAGCGTCATAACCATTGGAGAGATCCGGAACGGCATCGAGCGACTCACCCCGGGGAAACGTCGAGGCCGATTGGAGTCCTGGCTGAAGATCGATTTACGAGCCCGGTTTCGGGATCGCATCCTGCCGGTGGACGAGTCTGTTGCCGAGCGATGGGGTGCATTGTCCGCCATCGCAACCGCGAACGGGAGGCCCGTGCCGGTTATCGACGGCCTGCTTGCAGCCACCGCCGTGCATCACGACCTCATGCTCGTGACCAGGAACGTACAGGATGTTGCCGGAACCACCGTGCCAACTCTGAACCCCTGGTCGTAA
- a CDS encoding lipid II flippase Amj family protein — MDANLLFICFLTLVIHVVGTLAYAVRIAGIRTRRVAISFSLFNILALVSRTSNSFQGPFLAKRIESRLLGIPLPSSMLADFRWLLAAATIATAVGALLTPTFQRLFSSAVRHFQTNRSMPRLIATAFSRRGLSSFVTNVRVPSRQNLKQLGSGAGVSVLVIGLNVIAMALWTLGVFASLYAGYLNPELRVTCSTLSSVINGVATILMFVFIDPQVSVMTDDVIEGRISDGRFRRAITSLLGARLAGTVLAQILLVPSSALIVRIAKAI; from the coding sequence ATGGATGCCAACCTGCTGTTTATCTGCTTCCTGACTCTAGTAATCCATGTCGTCGGGACTCTGGCATACGCCGTTCGTATCGCTGGCATCAGAACGCGGCGGGTTGCCATTTCCTTTTCCCTGTTCAATATCCTTGCGCTCGTTTCGCGAACATCGAACTCGTTCCAGGGGCCGTTTCTTGCGAAGCGAATCGAATCAAGACTGCTGGGAATACCGCTTCCGTCATCGATGCTCGCCGATTTCCGGTGGCTCCTGGCTGCCGCGACAATTGCGACGGCAGTCGGCGCCCTGTTGACTCCAACCTTTCAGCGGCTGTTCAGCTCAGCCGTTCGTCACTTCCAAACAAACCGCTCTATGCCACGCCTGATAGCAACGGCATTCAGCCGGCGTGGACTCTCCAGCTTCGTCACAAACGTGCGGGTTCCATCGCGGCAGAACCTCAAGCAGCTTGGTTCTGGAGCGGGCGTATCGGTGCTTGTCATCGGCCTGAACGTTATCGCAATGGCTCTGTGGACGCTCGGAGTATTTGCCTCGTTGTATGCTGGCTACCTCAACCCGGAGCTTCGCGTGACGTGTAGCACCTTGTCCTCCGTCATAAACGGCGTGGCTACCATCTTGATGTTCGTCTTTATCGATCCGCAGGTCTCGGTGATGACCGACGACGTGATCGAGGGGCGCATATCAGACGGACGGTTCCGTCGAGCAATAACCTCACTTCTCGGTGCGAGGTTGGCCGGGACCGTTCTGGCGCAAATCCTCTTGGTCCCGTCTTCTGCGCTCATTGTGCGGATTGCGAAAGCCATATAG